The sequence CATGACCTGATCAGGATCAGGCGGACAGGCTGGCGCGACCCTTGGCGCGACGGTTCGCGAGAATCGCGCGGCCGGCACGGGTGCGCATCCGCAGGCGGAAGCCGTGGGTCTTCGCGCGACGACG is a genomic window of Streptomyces griseochromogenes containing:
- the rpmH gene encoding 50S ribosomal protein L34, with protein sequence MSKRTFQPNNRRRAKTHGFRLRMRTRAGRAILANRRAKGRASLSA